A single region of the Lysinibacillus sp. B2A1 genome encodes:
- a CDS encoding phage tail protein I has translation MIDLKQNTLLREIPDNLLVDEKVKNLAKALQQPLDQMLNWAFKINYTLNLNEVDEAILDHLLWEKHIGWAEGLSLAITRQQKINLIQSAIAIHRRKGTPYAIEKVLEALNLPGEVIEWFQYEGEPYHFKVEVTVSELSKDTIILLRNLIKEYKNTRSWLDFVAIKMPQTQYIELESDQYQYPVYLPICGTFHCEGMPGKIQEKTLELQKVNYTYPVYLPICGEIYLNEVMDEW, from the coding sequence ATGATTGATTTAAAACAAAATACTCTTCTAAGGGAAATTCCAGATAATTTATTGGTTGACGAGAAAGTGAAGAACTTAGCAAAGGCATTACAGCAGCCATTAGATCAGATGCTAAATTGGGCTTTTAAAATCAACTACACGCTCAATTTAAATGAAGTAGATGAGGCTATCTTAGATCATTTATTGTGGGAAAAGCACATTGGTTGGGCTGAAGGATTATCACTTGCAATTACACGCCAGCAAAAAATTAATTTGATTCAGTCAGCTATTGCCATACATCGAAGAAAAGGTACGCCTTACGCCATTGAAAAAGTTTTAGAAGCATTAAACCTACCTGGAGAAGTAATTGAATGGTTTCAATATGAGGGAGAGCCTTATCACTTTAAAGTAGAAGTAACCGTTTCAGAACTCTCGAAGGATACTATTATTTTATTGAGAAACCTAATTAAAGAATATAAAAATACACGTTCATGGCTTGATTTTGTCGCTATTAAGATGCCGCAGACACAGTATATCGAATTGGAATCAGACCAATATCAATATCCTGTGTATTTGCCAATCTGTGGTACTTTCCATTGCGAAGGGATGCCAGGGAAAATACAAGAAAAAACATTGGAGTTACAAAAGGTAAATTACACATACCCTGTCTATTTACCGATTTGTGGCGAGATATATCTGAATGAGGTGATGGACGAATGGTGA
- a CDS encoding 3-beta hydroxysteroid dehydrogenase: protein MSNILVTGATGFLGQHVVKRLFVKGYNVTAIGRNKTIGKTLPKDVRFISLSLEDRKGIFNAMQNQDVVIHCGALSSVWGKYEDFYTSNVVGTQNMVDAALLHNIKRFVHVSTPSIYFNLQDRSKIDVKEDSLLPNPAINYYADTKRKAEEVVDEAFRKGLATITIRPRALFGPGDNAIIPRLIKANQKSGIPFINGGKVLTDITYVENVVDALCLCLDSDEKTFGQKYNITNGEPVYLCDILEKVFSMLNQPMRKKELKYKSILLVANLLEKAYRIFQIKKEPIITPYTVTVLAHSQTLNIDAAKTDLGYKPLISVEEGIHLFAEWWKTQND, encoded by the coding sequence ATGAGTAATATTTTGGTTACAGGAGCAACAGGCTTTTTAGGACAGCATGTTGTAAAAAGGCTCTTTGTTAAAGGGTATAATGTGACTGCTATTGGACGTAATAAAACAATTGGGAAAACACTTCCTAAAGATGTCCGATTTATTTCCCTTTCTTTAGAGGATAGAAAAGGAATTTTCAATGCTATGCAGAACCAAGATGTTGTTATTCATTGTGGAGCACTTTCCTCGGTTTGGGGTAAATACGAAGATTTCTATACATCTAATGTAGTCGGTACACAAAACATGGTTGATGCTGCCCTTTTGCACAATATAAAAAGATTTGTTCACGTTTCCACACCAAGTATTTATTTTAATTTGCAAGATCGATCAAAAATAGATGTTAAAGAAGATAGTTTATTGCCTAATCCTGCAATTAACTATTATGCTGACACAAAAAGAAAAGCAGAAGAGGTTGTAGACGAAGCATTTAGAAAAGGATTAGCTACCATTACCATAAGACCTCGTGCGTTATTTGGTCCTGGAGATAATGCTATTATTCCTAGATTAATTAAGGCCAATCAAAAATCTGGCATACCCTTTATAAATGGTGGAAAGGTATTAACAGATATTACATATGTTGAAAATGTTGTAGATGCCTTATGTCTTTGTCTGGATTCGGATGAAAAAACCTTTGGTCAAAAATATAACATCACAAATGGTGAGCCAGTGTATTTATGCGATATTTTAGAAAAAGTCTTTAGTATGCTGAACCAGCCTATGAGGAAAAAAGAATTGAAATACAAAAGTATATTACTAGTTGCTAATCTTTTAGAAAAAGCATATCGAATCTTCCAAATTAAAAAGGAACCAATCATCACACCTTATACAGTGACAGTATTAGCTCACTCTCAAACTTTAAATATAGATGCTGCTAAAACAGATTTAGGCTATAAACCACTTATTTCTGTTGAAGAAGGGATTCATCTATTCGCAGAATGGTGGAAAACTCAAAATGATTAG
- a CDS encoding XRE family transcriptional regulator has product MYLKSRLKVLLAERDMSQKDLAEQTGLTTRLISEIANNKMKMYPKDALEKIMVALDVKNLGDLLQRIDEETDN; this is encoded by the coding sequence ATGTATTTAAAATCGAGGTTAAAAGTGTTACTCGCTGAAAGAGATATGAGTCAGAAGGATTTAGCTGAACAAACAGGACTTACAACACGTTTGATTAGTGAAATTGCTAACAATAAAATGAAGATGTATCCAAAGGATGCACTTGAGAAAATTATGGTTGCTCTGGATGTAAAGAATTTAGGTGACTTGTTACAGCGTATAGATGAGGAAACAGATAACTAA
- a CDS encoding adenylate cyclase — MKVIKILQNYLRVKRIQKYSPQSFRQWQSKQLKKHLLWINKHSSYYRQLRLKASNDITNYPFMDKQIMMDHFNTLNTKGVLKEEAFGVALNAEENRDFSPTIGNITVGLSSGTSGNRGIFLVSEEEQTAWAGTILAKLLPNGFKNKEKIAFFLRANSNLYESVKNKKIEFSFFDLLDSFESHIKRLKAYQPTIIAAPPSMVRRLAQAVKENKLAIQPIKIITMAEVLDPLDQVFIENIFNQKVHQVYQCTEGFLGCSCSHGTIHLNEDIVYIEKEFLNSEKTKFYPIITDFRRRTQPIIRYRLNDILTIKSEPCPCGSPMLAIEQIEGRMDDLFILKDRHHDHLAYVFPDFIRRACITASENLKEYRVIQHSENKIEVQCLVFDEEQRQETEQSIQANLMVYLQENYHCPLITFSPYEEQDRLTKLKRIENKMAVKEVVQNAE, encoded by the coding sequence ATGAAGGTCATTAAAATTCTACAAAACTATTTAAGAGTGAAACGTATACAAAAATACTCACCACAGTCCTTTCGACAATGGCAGAGCAAGCAATTGAAAAAACATCTTTTATGGATAAATAAACATTCTTCATATTATCGCCAGTTGAGGTTAAAAGCATCTAATGACATAACTAATTATCCTTTTATGGATAAACAAATAATGATGGATCACTTCAACACCCTTAATACAAAAGGCGTTTTAAAAGAAGAGGCTTTCGGGGTTGCTTTAAATGCTGAAGAAAACCGAGATTTTTCCCCAACAATTGGTAATATTACTGTAGGATTATCATCTGGAACGTCTGGAAACAGAGGGATTTTCTTAGTCTCAGAAGAAGAACAAACAGCCTGGGCAGGGACGATTTTAGCGAAATTGCTGCCTAATGGTTTTAAAAACAAAGAGAAAATTGCCTTCTTTTTACGTGCAAACAGCAATTTGTATGAGTCTGTAAAAAATAAAAAAATAGAATTTTCATTTTTTGATTTACTAGATAGCTTTGAATCCCATATAAAAAGGTTAAAAGCCTATCAACCAACGATTATTGCAGCACCCCCTTCAATGGTTAGACGCTTGGCTCAAGCTGTAAAAGAAAATAAACTAGCCATACAACCTATCAAAATTATTACAATGGCAGAAGTTTTGGACCCTTTAGACCAAGTATTCATAGAAAATATATTTAATCAAAAGGTTCATCAGGTCTATCAATGTACAGAGGGTTTCCTTGGATGTTCTTGCTCACATGGTACGATTCATTTAAATGAAGATATCGTTTATATCGAAAAAGAATTCCTAAATTCGGAGAAAACGAAATTTTATCCGATTATCACTGATTTTAGAAGACGTACACAGCCCATTATTCGTTATCGTTTAAACGATATTCTTACAATAAAATCCGAGCCTTGCCCTTGTGGCTCTCCAATGTTGGCGATTGAACAAATTGAGGGACGTATGGATGACTTATTTATTTTAAAAGATAGACACCATGATCATCTAGCATACGTTTTTCCTGATTTTATTCGACGAGCTTGTATTACCGCTTCAGAAAACCTAAAAGAATATAGAGTTATTCAACATAGCGAAAATAAAATCGAGGTCCAATGTTTAGTGTTTGATGAAGAGCAAAGACAAGAAACTGAACAAAGCATTCAAGCAAATTTAATGGTCTATCTACAAGAAAACTACCACTGCCCTCTTATCACTTTCAGTCCATATGAAGAACAAGACCGATTAACAAAACTGAAACGGATTGAAAACAAAATGGCAGTTAAAGAGGTTGTTCAAAATGCTGAATGA
- a CDS encoding IS110 family transposase — translation MNSNTNQKINQVSEKTLVIGIDIAKRTHYACAVDERGRVLQKSFPFSQTREGFDAFYERLLALRATHEKSDVLVGFEPTGHYWMNLAAYLRAHGIPFIMVNPHHVNRSKELDDNLQTKNDQKDALVIARLMRDGRFSYPRILEGVEAELRNGATLRAKIQEDVNALQNRMIRWLDRFFPEFTQVFKNFGKMAYAALEKTPLPMDIQGKTPEELLFLYRQVDGMKSPQLPKAKQLVEVAQSSIGLTEGLVMARIEIATLLDQYKLMQHQLDTLTEQLIELSKEMTDYEYLSSVPGIGDVTIVELLSEVGSLTQYEHPRQLIKLAGLTLRENSSGQHKGQKRISKRGRRKLRALLFRVMIPLIRHNEAFKQLHEYYTTRTVNPLRKKQSIVVLCGKLLKILHALCKKKVQFDKLQMMKDLYCLQEAA, via the coding sequence ATGAATTCTAATACGAACCAAAAGATTAATCAAGTCTCTGAAAAAACACTCGTCATCGGTATCGACATTGCCAAGCGTACACATTATGCATGCGCGGTTGATGAAAGAGGACGCGTGCTCCAAAAATCGTTCCCTTTCTCGCAAACAAGAGAAGGTTTCGATGCTTTTTATGAAAGATTACTGGCTTTACGTGCTACGCATGAAAAAAGTGATGTGTTAGTTGGTTTTGAACCTACTGGTCATTACTGGATGAATCTCGCTGCTTATCTTCGTGCACATGGGATACCGTTTATCATGGTAAATCCTCATCATGTCAATCGTTCCAAAGAGTTAGATGACAATCTTCAAACAAAGAACGACCAAAAGGATGCGCTCGTCATTGCACGTTTAATGCGTGATGGACGATTTAGTTACCCACGTATTCTAGAAGGCGTGGAAGCTGAATTGCGTAATGGCGCAACTTTGCGTGCCAAAATCCAAGAAGATGTAAATGCCCTACAAAATCGAATGATCCGTTGGTTAGATCGCTTTTTTCCTGAGTTTACACAGGTATTTAAAAACTTCGGGAAAATGGCTTATGCGGCGCTTGAAAAGACACCACTGCCAATGGATATTCAAGGGAAAACGCCAGAAGAATTACTATTTTTATACCGCCAAGTAGATGGGATGAAAAGTCCACAGCTACCAAAGGCAAAACAATTAGTCGAGGTGGCACAAAGCTCAATTGGACTGACAGAAGGCTTAGTGATGGCACGAATAGAAATCGCCACACTCCTAGATCAGTACAAATTGATGCAACACCAATTAGACACCCTCACTGAACAGTTAATCGAACTATCGAAAGAAATGACAGACTATGAATACTTAAGTTCTGTTCCAGGCATCGGCGACGTAACAATTGTCGAGCTGCTTTCCGAAGTTGGTTCTCTTACACAATATGAGCATCCACGCCAATTAATCAAACTAGCGGGACTCACATTACGTGAAAACTCTTCTGGACAGCATAAAGGACAAAAACGGATTTCTAAGCGTGGTAGAAGAAAACTTCGAGCTCTTTTATTCCGTGTGATGATCCCGTTAATTCGTCATAATGAAGCCTTTAAGCAATTACATGAATACTACACTACACGCACCGTCAATCCCCTTCGTAAGAAGCAATCGATTGTCGTGCTCTGTGGAAAGTTACTGAAGATTTTACATGCCTTGTGCAAGAAGAAGGTACAGTTTGATAAGCTACAGATGATGAAAGACCTTTATTGTCTCCAAGAGGCGGCCTAA
- a CDS encoding peptidoglycan L-alanyl-D-glutamate endopeptidase, which translates to MTSVTTTCRDLAELLPAAQTACRLLFQECFKAGIKNIFITETYRSQERQNYLYAQGRTRPGQIVTWTLESNHKSHLAWDIAVGPPQSLYDVVTLTRVGAIAKKLGITWGGTWIGNIDRPHFEVKASWKMPAGYKLEGKLNVPTNSKGQVQLIVEDKKEEIKMTQTWNPGSPAMKTETENFIAQAVKDGIIQESHLKDLQNGTMTTDRLIGLYITIQQRRSK; encoded by the coding sequence ATGACTAGCGTAACTACTACATGTCGAGATCTTGCTGAACTATTACCTGCAGCACAAACAGCATGCCGACTTTTGTTTCAGGAGTGTTTTAAAGCAGGCATTAAGAACATATTCATCACCGAAACATATCGCTCACAGGAACGCCAAAACTACTTATACGCTCAGGGTCGTACTAGACCAGGGCAAATTGTTACGTGGACTTTGGAAAGCAATCATAAATCACACCTAGCTTGGGATATTGCTGTTGGTCCTCCACAATCTTTATATGATGTAGTTACACTTACTCGAGTAGGGGCTATTGCGAAAAAGTTAGGCATTACATGGGGAGGCACATGGATAGGTAATATTGATCGGCCGCATTTTGAGGTTAAAGCAAGTTGGAAGATGCCTGCAGGTTATAAGTTAGAGGGCAAATTGAACGTGCCTACTAATAGTAAAGGACAAGTACAACTAATCGTAGAGGATAAAAAGGAGGAAATCAAAATGACTCAAACATGGAACCCTGGTTCACCAGCTATGAAAACTGAAACGGAAAACTTTATTGCGCAGGCGGTTAAAGATGGTATTATTCAGGAATCACACTTGAAGGATTTACAGAATGGTACAATGACCACTGATCGTTTGATTGGGTTGTATATTACAATTCAGCAAAGACGCAGTAAATAA
- a CDS encoding integrase, which translates to MRFSFKNDYVLLHWKDRIWKIGPDGKLIPKKDDGGEDMLNPLTGLPFYETIEEGTRVAAKRLNHMDLGIYMAHEFLVELASLVRRMQIQLELDGRVPGNSGTFSDTLDGSTNKITLDKTLTDIVESVPIGTTILKVASVEGFTAFSQVTIFDDLHSENIIITSIGTNTITVQALQHNYKKGAKVARSNVAIDTTLSEMGIGYWQTYHVELVEVV; encoded by the coding sequence TTGAGATTTTCATTTAAAAACGATTATGTATTACTACATTGGAAAGATCGTATATGGAAGATTGGTCCTGATGGGAAACTAATTCCTAAAAAAGATGATGGTGGCGAGGATATGCTCAATCCATTAACCGGACTACCATTTTATGAAACGATTGAGGAAGGTACTCGTGTAGCAGCAAAACGTCTAAATCACATGGATTTAGGTATTTATATGGCACATGAATTTTTAGTAGAATTAGCTTCTTTGGTCAGACGGATGCAAATACAGCTCGAACTTGATGGACGTGTCCCAGGCAACAGCGGAACATTTTCAGATACTTTGGATGGCAGCACAAATAAAATTACGTTAGATAAAACATTGACCGATATTGTTGAATCTGTGCCCATTGGTACTACAATTTTAAAAGTTGCAAGTGTAGAAGGATTTACAGCTTTTTCACAAGTAACAATTTTTGATGATCTGCATAGCGAGAACATCATTATCACATCCATTGGAACCAATACCATAACTGTACAAGCCCTGCAGCATAATTATAAAAAAGGCGCAAAGGTAGCTCGTAGTAATGTAGCAATTGACACAACATTGTCAGAGATGGGTATTGGGTATTGGCAAACTTATCATGTTGAGTTAGTGGAGGTGGTGTAG
- a CDS encoding baseplate J protein, giving the protein MTVVLPEINFLSTDPDDLANDIITTYEQVEERKLAQADPLRLIFLSLASVITKQNVAINEAAKQNLLYYAKGNVLKHKGAEWDTPILAATASKTTLRMHLSTSLSSSRIIKKGELLATSNEGAIFFASTHDAVIETTDVYVDIELKCTIEGPEGNGFAIGEINNLVKPLPYIDRVENITVSAGGSLEEDEESYRQRIYLAPEKLTNAGSTGAYEYFSKSASALISDIFVDSPEPGYVNISVLLQNGALPTQEIIDTVYEKVNDRAVRPLTDFVTVGAPETNMYDLDVTYYIETNAVDKMLIHQRVEQAIEAYEKWQSSKIGRDINPSKLISDCIRAGAKRVDVRSPMFTVINKGQVAILNQKNVVFGGVEDD; this is encoded by the coding sequence ATGACAGTTGTTTTACCTGAAATCAACTTTTTATCAACAGATCCGGATGATTTAGCTAATGATATTATTACAACCTATGAACAAGTAGAAGAAAGGAAACTTGCGCAAGCCGATCCATTAAGGCTTATTTTTTTATCATTAGCATCTGTGATTACAAAACAAAATGTGGCGATTAATGAAGCAGCTAAACAAAACTTGCTTTATTATGCGAAAGGTAATGTTTTAAAGCATAAAGGAGCTGAATGGGATACGCCTATATTGGCTGCAACAGCATCTAAAACAACATTAAGAATGCATTTATCAACATCCCTCTCATCTTCCAGAATCATTAAAAAGGGAGAATTATTAGCTACTTCAAACGAAGGGGCTATTTTTTTTGCTTCAACACATGATGCTGTTATAGAAACCACAGATGTATATGTTGATATTGAACTAAAATGTACAATTGAGGGTCCAGAGGGGAATGGGTTTGCTATTGGAGAAATCAATAATCTGGTAAAGCCCTTACCCTATATAGATCGAGTTGAAAATATTACAGTTTCAGCCGGTGGATCGCTTGAAGAAGATGAGGAATCTTACCGACAGCGAATTTATTTAGCTCCTGAAAAATTAACTAACGCAGGTTCTACAGGTGCATATGAATATTTTTCAAAATCTGCATCAGCTCTTATTAGTGATATATTTGTTGATTCTCCTGAACCTGGTTATGTAAATATTAGTGTTTTACTACAAAATGGAGCATTACCAACACAAGAAATTATCGATACTGTGTATGAAAAAGTGAATGATCGAGCAGTACGGCCATTGACTGATTTTGTGACAGTGGGTGCACCTGAAACAAATATGTATGATCTAGATGTAACTTACTATATTGAAACGAATGCAGTAGATAAAATGCTCATACATCAACGGGTAGAACAAGCTATTGAAGCATATGAAAAGTGGCAATCCTCCAAAATTGGGCGTGACATTAATCCATCCAAATTGATTAGTGACTGCATAAGGGCTGGTGCCAAACGTGTAGATGTTAGGTCACCAATGTTTACGGTCATTAACAAAGGACAAGTAGCCATCCTTAATCAAAAAAATGTAGTATTTGGCGGTGTAGAAGATGATTGA
- a CDS encoding DUF4275 domain-containing protein: MIRDKIDKILDCLPEEELENVYWSIVFIQEDYIFKQNLREKGVVIELVNEAEVINNLWDKTFAQNISEELKEEIYYEQFKWHIFSYDKQECLKKDAARKAFDTLSKEEFYVMYQGSPIIFLYTNANEVISRDFDTQQDIYIFDKNFTWTYVHTHESMCGPYLYKID; this comes from the coding sequence ATGATTAGAGATAAAATTGATAAAATCTTAGACTGTTTACCAGAGGAAGAATTAGAAAATGTTTATTGGTCAATAGTTTTTATCCAAGAAGATTATATATTTAAACAAAACTTACGTGAAAAAGGTGTCGTCATAGAATTAGTTAATGAAGCAGAGGTAATTAATAATTTATGGGATAAGACATTCGCACAAAACATTAGTGAAGAATTAAAAGAAGAAATATATTATGAACAGTTTAAATGGCATATTTTCAGCTATGATAAGCAAGAATGCTTGAAAAAAGATGCTGCCAGAAAAGCATTTGATACTTTATCTAAAGAAGAATTTTATGTAATGTATCAAGGTTCACCAATAATATTCCTTTATACAAATGCTAATGAAGTAATATCAAGGGATTTTGATACTCAACAAGATATATATATATTTGATAAAAACTTTACTTGGACATATGTTCATACACACGAATCAATGTGTGGTCCATATCTTTATAAGATAGATTGA
- a CDS encoding GNAT family N-acetyltransferase: protein MIKHYIENFLTGDKIVLRKITKDDYENFYAIEDVVESRLLMNDGIPFPPTKGDHEKFLSEVNPEKDEYIFGIELKDEKIFIGTISVYSVNWKNSTCHVGVSIGTAYQGKGYGTDSMKVLIDFIFNYMNLNKVKLQVFSFNKRAVASYEKCGFSLEGTLKEELFRFGRFYDIYYMGLIRKDWINLQS from the coding sequence ATGATAAAGCATTATATTGAAAATTTTCTAACAGGTGATAAAATCGTTTTACGAAAAATTACAAAAGATGATTATGAAAATTTCTATGCAATTGAAGATGTTGTAGAAAGTCGATTATTAATGAATGATGGGATTCCATTTCCACCAACTAAAGGTGACCATGAAAAGTTTCTAAGTGAAGTAAATCCTGAAAAAGATGAATATATATTCGGGATTGAGCTGAAAGATGAGAAAATCTTTATTGGGACGATATCTGTTTACTCAGTGAATTGGAAAAACAGTACTTGTCATGTTGGTGTTTCCATTGGAACCGCATACCAAGGAAAAGGCTATGGAACAGATTCGATGAAAGTATTGATTGACTTTATATTCAATTATATGAATTTAAATAAAGTAAAACTTCAGGTATTTAGTTTTAATAAAAGAGCAGTTGCTTCTTATGAAAAATGTGGGTTTTCTTTGGAAGGAACTTTAAAAGAAGAACTATTTAGATTTGGAAGATTTTACGATATTTATTATATGGGATTGATTAGAAAAGATTGGATTAATTTACAGAGTTAA
- a CDS encoding holin, whose protein sequence is MDITQIIQHPILSLVPKPILYMFLAYLLFKVLDFTTGLLKTWKKVVGYKSAIMRDGIIRWIGELVGIVFVIILDLMFGLNFYLTGFTLALFLYKEGGSIAENLQTIGVDMPGIVDETLEKLNKGSERK, encoded by the coding sequence ATGGACATTACACAAATTATTCAACATCCGATTTTATCGTTAGTACCAAAGCCAATACTGTATATGTTTTTAGCTTATTTATTGTTCAAAGTTCTAGATTTTACGACAGGTCTTTTAAAGACTTGGAAAAAGGTTGTCGGGTATAAATCTGCAATTATGCGTGACGGTATCATTAGATGGATTGGCGAGTTAGTAGGAATTGTTTTTGTGATTATTTTAGATTTAATGTTTGGTCTGAATTTTTATTTAACAGGTTTTACATTGGCTCTGTTCTTATATAAGGAAGGTGGCAGTATTGCAGAAAATCTTCAAACTATTGGAGTAGATATGCCTGGAATTGTTGATGAAACATTAGAGAAGTTGAACAAGGGGAGTGAACGAAAATGA
- a CDS encoding PaaR repeat-containing protein, with amino-acid sequence MPEAIRYGDICKGHDCHVPRPNDAGSNDVIINGLGAHRLGDHWETHCCGSSCHDSVAATGSPDVIVNGRSLCRVDDLTACGSKMGNTHSPDVIVNG; translated from the coding sequence ATGCCAGAGGCAATTCGATATGGTGATATTTGCAAAGGACATGATTGTCATGTTCCCCGACCAAATGATGCAGGCTCTAATGATGTCATCATAAATGGTTTAGGGGCTCATCGATTGGGTGACCATTGGGAAACGCATTGCTGTGGATCATCATGTCATGATTCAGTAGCAGCAACTGGTTCACCAGATGTCATCGTAAACGGTCGTTCTCTTTGTCGTGTGGATGACTTAACAGCTTGTGGTTCAAAAATGGGTAATACGCACAGTCCAGATGTAATTGTAAATGGTTAG
- a CDS encoding MBL fold metallo-hydrolase: MISYKLFHTGYCTHNAKIALKGEASYEMKFPAMVALLKHPNKGYILFDTGYTKRFYEETKRFPYSIYAKITPVYIKPEDSILAQLAQENILADDIQYIFLSHFHADHMCGLKDFPNSQFICSKEAYLSIKNKKDIGAVLSAYIPNLLPADFEERVSFIEDAKTTQIGNPSINTIIDIFQKPLFDIFGDGSCIAINLSGHAKGQFGLIFESDKKETIFLIADAVWRSVGYRENRSPSKLAYIIMANAKEYKENFEKIVQLHSLDKKIKIIPTHCEEPFQ, encoded by the coding sequence ATGATTAGCTATAAATTATTTCATACAGGGTACTGTACGCATAATGCAAAAATAGCTTTAAAAGGAGAAGCATCCTATGAGATGAAATTTCCTGCTATGGTTGCTCTATTAAAACATCCGAATAAAGGCTATATTTTATTTGACACTGGATATACTAAGCGTTTTTATGAAGAAACGAAAAGATTCCCTTATTCCATATATGCTAAGATCACGCCTGTCTATATAAAGCCCGAAGACAGCATCCTAGCACAACTAGCGCAAGAAAACATTTTAGCGGATGATATTCAATATATTTTTTTGAGCCATTTCCATGCCGATCATATGTGTGGATTAAAAGATTTTCCTAACAGTCAATTTATCTGCTCTAAAGAAGCCTATCTTTCAATAAAAAATAAAAAAGATATAGGTGCTGTATTATCTGCCTATATCCCCAATCTATTACCTGCTGATTTTGAAGAACGAGTTTCTTTTATAGAAGATGCAAAAACAACTCAAATCGGTAATCCATCCATCAACACAATTATTGACATTTTTCAAAAACCTCTTTTTGATATATTTGGTGATGGGAGTTGTATTGCCATTAATTTATCAGGGCATGCAAAAGGACAATTTGGTTTGATTTTTGAAAGTGACAAAAAGGAAACTATTTTTTTAATCGCGGATGCTGTTTGGAGAAGTGTTGGCTATAGGGAAAATCGTTCCCCTAGTAAATTAGCCTATATAATTATGGCTAACGCTAAAGAATATAAAGAAAACTTCGAAAAAATAGTGCAATTGCATTCATTAGACAAAAAAATTAAAATTATTCCTACTCATTGCGAAGAACCATTTCAATAA
- a CDS encoding helix-turn-helix domain-containing protein produces MAFEYLAQYKTFESIADMDKSVEDHIATHYYDLTESERAIVFKLASHSLEYPGACHLKAATIAAALEISTKTVYRSVKKLEELGIIEKVPGKKLNGIKGASIYCILPYVSSRVSQRDTADNASNDAVCRPQFQNQPSSSFYLLQTSNLQEVYESAHAEKEAHKEYMNEYQVMLYDFMNSLPLADNLKDELHKVVLASQVQSAPDFIKAKNVLFKIAMDIKEGVLTVTSTLRAVFVGAYSKAVERSNMKSNKSSYIEETPYKERPVPFYNWLEERGIVFKQY; encoded by the coding sequence ATGGCATTTGAATACTTAGCACAATACAAAACATTTGAATCAATAGCTGATATGGATAAGAGTGTGGAGGACCACATAGCGACACATTATTATGATTTAACAGAATCAGAACGTGCCATCGTTTTCAAGCTTGCATCACATTCTTTGGAGTATCCGGGGGCATGTCACTTAAAAGCTGCTACTATTGCTGCAGCATTGGAAATCAGTACAAAGACGGTTTATCGTAGCGTTAAAAAGTTAGAGGAATTAGGCATCATCGAAAAGGTACCAGGTAAAAAATTAAACGGCATTAAAGGGGCTAGTATCTATTGCATTTTACCTTATGTCTCATCGAGAGTGTCCCAACGAGATACAGCCGATAACGCTAGTAATGACGCGGTTTGCCGTCCACAATTTCAAAATCAACCATCTAGTTCTTTTTATCTTTTACAAACAAGCAATTTACAGGAAGTATATGAATCAGCACACGCTGAAAAAGAAGCTCACAAGGAATACATGAATGAGTACCAAGTGATGCTGTATGATTTCATGAATAGTTTACCATTGGCTGATAACTTGAAAGATGAATTGCACAAGGTTGTATTAGCTTCACAGGTTCAAAGTGCACCTGACTTCATTAAAGCTAAGAACGTACTATTCAAAATTGCTATGGATATTAAAGAAGGTGTACTAACAGTTACTAGTACATTAAGAGCCGTATTTGTGGGGGCGTATAGTAAAGCTGTGGAGCGTTCTAATATGAAGTCGAATAAATCATCTTATATAGAAGAAACTCCTTATAAAGAACGTCCAGTGCCTTTCTATAATTGGTTAGAGGAAAGGGGTATTGTTTTTAAACAATATTAA